In Streptococcus parauberis NCFD 2020, the sequence TATCCTGGTAAATTGGCTTTACAAATGGACAAGGATATCTTAGACTCCCTTGCCAAAGATTATGAAATTGTAGTAATCACTGGAACCAATGGTAAAACTTTAACAACTGCACTAACTGTTGGAATCTTAAAAGAAGCTTTTGGACAAGTATTAACTAATCCAAGTGGTGCCAACATGATTACAGGAATTGTTTCAACTTTCTTAACTGCTAAGACTGGTAAATCCGGTAAGAAGATTGCTGTTTTAGAAATTGATGAAGCAAGTCTTCCTAAAATTACTAAATATATCACACCAAGTTTGTTCGTTTTTACTAATATCTTTCGTGATCAAATGGACCGCTATGGTGAAATTTATACAACTTATCAAATGATTATTAATGGTGCTAAAAATGCTCCAGAAGCTACAATCCTCAGCAACGGTGATAGTCCAATTTTTGCCTCTAAAGAGCTTGATAATCCGGTCAAATACTATGGTTTCAATACAGAAGACCATGAACCAAAATTAGCTCATTATAATACTGAAGGAATTCTTTGCCCTAATTGTGAGCATATTTTAAACTATCGTTTAAACACCTATGCTAATTTAGGACATTACATTTGTCCAAATTGTCAATTTGAGCGACCAGAGCTAGACTATCAATTAACAGAATTGACTAATATCAGTCATAATATGTCTGAATTTGTAATTGATAATCAATCCTATAAAATTAATGTCGGAGGCTTATACAACATTTATAATGCCCTAGCTGCCGTTTCAGTAGCTGAATTCTTCGGAGTAGCTCCAGAAAAAATTAAAGCTGGTTTTGAAAAGAGCCGTGCTGTTTTTGGTCGTCAAGAAACTTTTACTATTGGCAATAAAACATGTACTATTGTGCTGATTAAAAATCCAGTTGGAGCTAGTCAGGCTTTAGAAATGATTAACTTGGCAGACTTCCCATTCTCATTATCAGTCTTACTTAATGCCAATTATGCTGACGGTATTGATACTTCTTGGATTTGGGATGCTAACTTTGAATTGATTAACCAAATGGATATTACTGAAATCAATGCTGGTGGTGTCCGTCATTCTGAAATTGCCCGTCGTCTTCGTGTTACAGGTTATGACGAAACTAAAATTACTCAAGCTGAAAAATTAGAAGATATTATGGTAGCAATTGAAGCACAAGAAACGGATCACGCTTATATTTTAGCTACTTATACAGCTATGCTTCAATTCCGAGAGTTGCTTGCAAACCGTCATATCGTGAATAAGGAGATGAACTAATGACATACACTTCTTTACAATCTCCTGAAAGACAGGACTATAAATACCAAATTAGAATTGCTCATTTATATGGAAATCTAATGAACACTTATGGTGACAATGGCAATGTTTTAATGCTCAAATACGTTGCAGAAAAACTCGGTGCTCAAGTTACTGTCGATATTGTCTCAATTGATGATGACCTTGATCCAGACCATTACGATATTATCTTCTTTGGTGGGGGACAAGATTACGAACAAACCATTGTCGCTCGTGACTTACCTGGAAAAAAAGCCGCTATTGCCGATTATATAGAAAAAGAGAAAGTCATTTTAGCAATCTGCGGTGGTTTTCAGTTACTCGGACAGTATTACGTCCAAGCAAATGGCGAGAAAATTGATGGTATCGGGGTAATGGGACATTACACGTTAAGCCAAAATAAAAATCGCTACATCGGAGATATTAAAATTCATAATGAAGAATTTAATGAAACCTACTATGGCTTCGAAAACCATCAGGGTCGTACCTTCTTATCAGATGATGAGAACCCCTTAGGGAAAGTTGTCTACGGAAATGGCAACAATAAGGTAGATCAGACTGAAGGCGTTCATTACAAAAATGTCTTTGGTAGCTACTTCCACGGACCAATCCTATCTCGGAATGTTAATCTAACCTACCGGTTAGTGACGACTGCCTTGAAAAATAAATATGGTTCAGCAATAGAATTGACTGACTACACTACTGTCCTTGGAAATGAAGTTTCTGAAGAATATGCAGATGTTAAAAGTAAAGCTGAATTTGAACAAAAATAAAAGTTTCCCATTTTATGGGAAACTTTTTTGTTATGCAACGATTGCTTTTGCAATCTCTTCAACTGTGATACGTGAGAAGTACTGAGCAGTATCAATCGTTTTAAGTTTTTCAAGTACATCTTTGTACTCATATTTAGTTCCAATGAGAATTTTTTCAATGTCTTCAACGTCTTTAATACCGAAGAAATCGCCATAAATCTTGATATTTTTAATGACTGACTGTTGAACATTAGCAAAAGTATTAATTTTACCTGCTTGGTAGCGAACATTGCGTTCAATTGTATACTCAGGTGCTTTACCATAAGTCCAATCCCAAGTGCCAAATTGTGTATCCGCTGATTCTTGAATTTTAACTAATTCATCTTCAGAAAGGACGTATTCAGTCATATCTGGATATGTTTCTTTCATTTTTTCTAAGATTTTATCTGAAAATTCAT encodes:
- the murT gene encoding lipid II isoglutaminyl synthase subunit MurT, with amino-acid sequence MKIKTFMGITAGKSAQFVLNKLGRGSTYPGKLALQMDKDILDSLAKDYEIVVITGTNGKTLTTALTVGILKEAFGQVLTNPSGANMITGIVSTFLTAKTGKSGKKIAVLEIDEASLPKITKYITPSLFVFTNIFRDQMDRYGEIYTTYQMIINGAKNAPEATILSNGDSPIFASKELDNPVKYYGFNTEDHEPKLAHYNTEGILCPNCEHILNYRLNTYANLGHYICPNCQFERPELDYQLTELTNISHNMSEFVIDNQSYKINVGGLYNIYNALAAVSVAEFFGVAPEKIKAGFEKSRAVFGRQETFTIGNKTCTIVLIKNPVGASQALEMINLADFPFSLSVLLNANYADGIDTSWIWDANFELINQMDITEINAGGVRHSEIARRLRVTGYDETKITQAEKLEDIMVAIEAQETDHAYILATYTAMLQFRELLANRHIVNKEMN
- the gatD gene encoding lipid II isoglutaminyl synthase subunit GatD; the protein is MTYTSLQSPERQDYKYQIRIAHLYGNLMNTYGDNGNVLMLKYVAEKLGAQVTVDIVSIDDDLDPDHYDIIFFGGGQDYEQTIVARDLPGKKAAIADYIEKEKVILAICGGFQLLGQYYVQANGEKIDGIGVMGHYTLSQNKNRYIGDIKIHNEEFNETYYGFENHQGRTFLSDDENPLGKVVYGNGNNKVDQTEGVHYKNVFGSYFHGPILSRNVNLTYRLVTTALKNKYGSAIELTDYTTVLGNEVSEEYADVKSKAEFEQK